The proteins below come from a single Saccharophagus degradans 2-40 genomic window:
- a CDS encoding chloride channel protein has product MPETRTQRLLANFRHSLAYIDALPQLTLLGLIIGLFTGVIIVIFRLLIDLPLSYFLDTRPDNFEAMPTDMIWLLIMGGTIPIAILLHFAGKKRSQTGVSHVIDRLHNYQGQLPTSNWMVQFFGAALCMLSGQSVGREGPAVHLGAGVASKLGKWLNLPNNSLLTLIACGVAAGISASFDTPMAGVIFAMEVVVLEYTVVGFVPVILASVMGTMVSQLVFGEASNFKIGPVDMGSLLELPYMIVMGLAISVCAAAYIKLNLGAMRLSKYPVALRVIVAGLLTATIASGVPEVMGLGYDTVNAIIVGEVLLFSLLIIGVAKLFLTPVVIGLGMPGGVIGPLLVVGACLGGVLGTFFDAVFPNLGASPGFYVVLGMAGMMAATLNAPLAALVAVLELSYNPNMIFPAMLVIVVSCLSTRQLFSLDSIFTEQLRLTNRLPEEGPANSALRRAGVGSILDKKVKPCAQIHDYEQAKLLLQDKPRWIIIENEDKKFALQAADLAKYLEEAPVEVLSLEKDIDLMDIPGRRHRLHPIHETATLYEALKAMRAKDTDMLYIARHRSPLISDVFGLVRLIDIENFYQPKEFRKA; this is encoded by the coding sequence ATGCCAGAAACACGAACGCAGCGCTTACTTGCCAATTTTCGCCACTCGCTTGCGTATATAGATGCCCTGCCACAACTCACCCTGCTGGGCTTAATTATTGGCTTATTTACTGGCGTAATTATTGTTATTTTTCGCCTGCTTATAGACCTACCACTTAGCTATTTTTTAGACACCCGCCCAGATAATTTCGAAGCCATGCCCACCGACATGATTTGGCTGCTCATTATGGGGGGCACCATCCCTATCGCCATTTTGCTGCACTTTGCCGGTAAAAAGCGCAGCCAAACCGGTGTTAGCCATGTAATAGACCGACTGCACAACTACCAAGGGCAACTGCCCACATCTAACTGGATGGTACAATTTTTTGGCGCGGCCTTGTGTATGTTAAGCGGGCAATCGGTGGGCCGCGAAGGGCCCGCCGTTCACTTGGGTGCCGGCGTAGCCAGCAAGCTGGGCAAGTGGCTAAACCTGCCCAACAACAGCCTGCTTACCCTCATTGCCTGCGGCGTTGCCGCCGGTATATCCGCCTCTTTCGACACCCCCATGGCGGGGGTAATTTTCGCAATGGAGGTCGTGGTACTGGAATACACCGTTGTGGGCTTTGTGCCGGTAATTTTGGCTTCGGTTATGGGCACCATGGTAAGCCAACTGGTATTTGGCGAAGCCAGTAATTTCAAAATTGGCCCAGTAGATATGGGCAGCCTACTCGAGTTGCCTTATATGATTGTAATGGGCTTGGCTATATCTGTTTGCGCAGCGGCCTACATAAAGCTAAACCTTGGCGCTATGCGCCTAAGTAAATACCCTGTTGCACTGCGCGTGATTGTAGCCGGCTTGCTTACCGCCACCATTGCCAGCGGCGTGCCCGAAGTTATGGGGCTGGGCTACGATACCGTTAATGCCATTATTGTTGGTGAAGTACTTTTATTTAGCCTGTTAATAATTGGCGTAGCCAAGTTATTTCTTACCCCCGTTGTAATCGGCCTAGGAATGCCCGGCGGTGTAATAGGCCCGTTGTTAGTTGTAGGGGCTTGCTTGGGCGGGGTGCTGGGCACTTTTTTTGATGCGGTATTCCCCAACCTAGGCGCAAGCCCTGGCTTTTACGTTGTGCTGGGCATGGCAGGCATGATGGCAGCCACCTTAAATGCACCGCTCGCAGCTTTAGTGGCCGTTTTAGAGCTGAGCTACAACCCGAATATGATCTTCCCTGCCATGCTTGTCATTGTGGTTAGCTGCTTAAGTACTCGCCAGCTATTTTCGCTAGACAGCATTTTTACCGAGCAACTGCGGTTAACGAATCGGTTGCCAGAAGAAGGCCCCGCAAATTCCGCTTTGCGCCGTGCAGGTGTAGGCAGTATTTTGGATAAAAAAGTAAAACCCTGCGCCCAAATACACGATTACGAACAAGCCAAGCTGTTACTGCAAGACAAACCGCGCTGGATAATTATTGAAAACGAAGATAAAAAATTTGCGCTGCAAGCGGCAGACTTAGCAAAATACCTCGAGGAGGCGCCCGTAGAGGTGCTTAGTCTTGAAAAAGATATAGACCTAATGGATATTCCCGGTCGCCGTCACAGGTTGCATCCTATTCACGAAACTGCGACGCTCTACGAAGCACTAAAGGCCATGCGCGCAAAAGATACCGATATGCTTTATATTGCCCGCCATCGCTCACCACTTATTAGCGATGTGTTTGGCTTGGTGCGGCTAATAGATATAGAAAACTTCTACCAACCAAAAGAATTTAGGAAAGCCTAA
- the argC gene encoding N-acetyl-gamma-glutamyl-phosphate reductase → MIKVGIVGGTGYTGVELLRILASHPQAEVTVITSRAEAGRQVSELFPNLRGHYDLAFSEPSKEVLLECDVIFFATPHGVAQAMMAELIEGGARVIDLSADFRIRDIATWEKWYGQKHGCPDLVASAVYGLPEVNREKIKSAQLIACPGCYPTSIQLGFLPLLEKGLIDVSSLIANSASGTTGAGKQASVPNLFSEASDSFKAYGAAGHRHLPEIEQGLVDIGGEHANGLSLTFVPHLLPTIRGIHSTLYAKLKGDAGDLQALYEQRYANEPFVDVLPKGDFPQTRTVKSTNMCRISVIEPQERGTVVIMSVIDNLTKGASGQGVQNMNIMFGLDENMGMSSPAILP, encoded by the coding sequence GTGATTAAAGTAGGTATTGTTGGGGGCACCGGCTATACAGGTGTAGAGTTATTACGCATATTGGCAAGCCACCCACAGGCAGAAGTGACTGTGATCACCTCTCGTGCAGAGGCTGGGCGTCAAGTGTCTGAGCTTTTCCCAAACCTGCGCGGCCACTACGACTTAGCCTTTAGCGAGCCCTCCAAAGAAGTGCTGCTTGAGTGCGATGTGATCTTTTTTGCCACGCCCCATGGTGTAGCTCAGGCAATGATGGCTGAACTCATTGAGGGCGGTGCACGTGTTATCGATTTATCTGCCGATTTCCGTATCCGCGATATAGCCACGTGGGAGAAGTGGTACGGCCAAAAACACGGCTGCCCAGATTTGGTTGCGTCTGCCGTGTATGGCTTGCCAGAGGTAAACCGCGAAAAAATAAAATCGGCTCAGCTCATTGCGTGCCCAGGTTGTTACCCCACGTCTATTCAGTTGGGCTTTTTACCGCTGTTAGAAAAAGGCTTAATCGATGTGTCTTCGCTTATTGCTAACTCTGCATCAGGCACCACCGGTGCTGGAAAGCAGGCAAGCGTACCTAATTTGTTTTCGGAAGCGAGTGACAGCTTTAAAGCATACGGCGCAGCCGGCCACAGGCACTTGCCCGAAATAGAACAAGGCTTGGTGGATATAGGTGGCGAACACGCAAACGGCCTATCGCTTACGTTTGTGCCGCATTTGTTGCCCACTATTCGAGGTATTCACTCTACTCTTTACGCCAAATTAAAGGGCGATGCTGGAGACCTACAAGCCTTGTATGAGCAGCGTTATGCGAATGAGCCGTTTGTAGATGTGCTGCCTAAGGGCGATTTCCCGCAAACGCGAACGGTGAAAAGTACCAATATGTGCAGAATATCCGTGATAGAGCCGCAGGAAAGGGGTACCGTGGTCATTATGTCTGTTATCGACAACCTCACCAAAGGTGCTTCCGGCCAAGGCGTGCAAAACATGAATATAATGTTTGGCCTAGACGAAAACATGGGTATGTCTAGCCCAGCTATATTGCCTTAG
- a CDS encoding DUF6776 family protein, giving the protein MTVVKGSKQQNLRVVPHRPWLRVLYVFITVLITASAAVGAYYFGFKQGMAEQEAALAQISSLSSELDSKSAALRAVEQELANIRLGAEVDRQSSEDVRQEVIALKEQLAALEADNSFYRNLMAPTENKRGLTFGAIELSDTDAGRTYHYKFVMQQLATNHELLNGSLEVVVVGKQNDLEARYYLSDLSSSVSDKTVKLRFKYFQTIEGDLVLPVGFDPERIELTARSTGKNAVTIEKRFGWLVEET; this is encoded by the coding sequence ATGACAGTTGTTAAAGGTAGCAAACAGCAAAATTTGCGCGTGGTGCCCCATCGGCCATGGCTGCGGGTGCTATACGTTTTTATAACTGTATTAATTACCGCGTCTGCAGCTGTTGGGGCCTATTATTTTGGCTTCAAACAGGGCATGGCTGAGCAAGAAGCGGCGTTAGCTCAAATTTCTTCGCTTAGTTCCGAGCTAGATAGCAAAAGTGCAGCCCTTAGAGCGGTCGAGCAAGAGTTGGCCAATATCCGCCTTGGGGCAGAGGTAGACCGACAGTCTAGTGAGGATGTTCGCCAAGAGGTCATTGCGCTTAAAGAGCAACTCGCCGCGCTTGAGGCCGACAATAGCTTCTACCGTAATTTAATGGCGCCAACAGAAAATAAGCGTGGCCTCACCTTTGGGGCAATTGAGCTTAGCGATACCGATGCTGGGCGCACGTATCACTACAAGTTTGTAATGCAGCAGCTAGCCACTAATCACGAGCTACTTAACGGTTCGCTAGAGGTGGTGGTTGTAGGTAAGCAAAATGATTTAGAAGCGCGTTATTATTTGAGTGATTTGTCCTCTTCTGTAAGCGATAAAACCGTTAAGCTGCGCTTCAAATATTTTCAAACAATAGAGGGCGATTTGGTTCTGCCCGTAGGGTTCGATCCAGAGCGCATAGAGCTTACAGCCCGATCCACGGGTAAAAATGCAGTAACCATAGAAAAACGATTTGGCTGGTTAGTAGAGGAGACTTAA
- a CDS encoding bactofilin family protein — protein sequence MLGGKNKDNQFATGGTTLLAKSVEITGDIKFGGTLEVEGSVKGNVFAAADSDAQVNVRDKGLVEGEIRAPKIMINGHVTGDVYSDKHLELAAKAVVNGNVHYKVIEMVKGAQVNGSLVHIPEGEVAVPAPKAAPKVAPTPIKAESATNT from the coding sequence ATGTTAGGTGGAAAAAATAAAGACAATCAATTTGCCACTGGTGGCACCACACTGCTGGCTAAATCGGTAGAGATTACTGGCGATATTAAATTCGGTGGTACGCTCGAAGTGGAGGGTAGCGTAAAAGGCAATGTATTTGCCGCTGCCGATTCCGATGCGCAAGTTAATGTGCGTGATAAAGGCTTAGTAGAAGGTGAAATTCGTGCCCCTAAAATTATGATTAACGGCCACGTTACTGGCGATGTATACTCCGACAAGCATTTGGAGCTAGCAGCCAAAGCCGTGGTAAACGGCAATGTGCACTATAAAGTGATCGAAATGGTTAAAGGCGCACAGGTAAACGGTAGTTTAGTGCATATCCCTGAGGGGGAAGTGGCCGTTCCAGCCCCAAAAGCCGCGCCAAAAGTTGCACCAACGCCAATAAAGGCGGAATCTGCGACTAATACTTGA
- the erpA gene encoding iron-sulfur cluster insertion protein ErpA: MSAPQTFVPEPVQVTENALAKVKALIEEEGNPDLKLRVFVTGGGCSGFQYGFAFDEACAEDDAKIERDGVTVVVDAMSYPYLVGAQVDYEEGLKGSKFVVANPNASTTCGCGSSFSI, from the coding sequence ATGAGTGCGCCACAAACATTTGTACCCGAACCCGTACAAGTGACGGAAAATGCGCTCGCCAAAGTTAAGGCGCTTATCGAGGAAGAAGGCAACCCAGACCTGAAGTTACGTGTATTTGTTACCGGCGGCGGCTGTTCTGGGTTTCAATACGGCTTCGCCTTCGATGAAGCTTGCGCAGAAGACGATGCCAAAATAGAGCGCGATGGGGTGACTGTAGTGGTAGATGCTATGAGCTACCCCTATTTAGTTGGCGCTCAAGTTGATTACGAAGAGGGCCTTAAGGGGTCTAAATTTGTAGTAGCCAACCCCAACGCCTCCACAACCTGTGGATGCGGTTCGTCATTTTCCATCTAA
- a CDS encoding MGH1-like glycoside hydrolase domain-containing protein: MQANPASPNIKNIPQVYLEEHKGWQDLYYRTFEIAFEKIQRGTPQNGFVDFYMDEAFNPNIFQWDTSFIMMFARYGNKELPGIVSLENFYRYQHADGWIGRELREKDGSSYWPKTGSLEANCSINPPLFSWAEWQSYEVKGDASRFAKKINGKSIFNILVDYYDWIKANRRWDNGLYWATSYANGMDRSPRLGTKHVCEHADGSWIDITAQQALNAYYLAKMAEVIGEQKAQQRFEQEHAELAQLINAILWDEQDGIYYDLDKKGNFYKVKTPASFWPFIARVTSDKQELRMLNEHILNPQRFWTEHHLPTVAKDEQTYMKDGGYWDGAVWAPTTYQTIKGLEVKGYREAARRIAINHIEHIYWVYRKTNTLFENYRPEEVAEGVHARADFVGWTGVGPIAALIENVMGIQVNGANDSVHWDLALAEKHGIKNLHFGDNRIDLEVDDRLTPDSGARVRVKTNSPFTLLVSIAGVEYTQAVAKGEHEFTFANFEQGLSSLTLMHEGLLGVDVAGGDAVARYQMFTVPQSQALAGVDVKIQLHGNGEASPLLAKLYRVENGVPVGEALAQALVPAETVDSFYSVVHVPLQYERLSAQQPYAIALSQQDDSGKGYYQWLAGGNVYAAFVSGRKQAGQWLVDKNAKNAWLKLYLRP; this comes from the coding sequence GTGCAAGCTAATCCCGCTTCTCCAAATATTAAAAATATCCCTCAGGTTTACCTCGAAGAACATAAAGGTTGGCAAGACCTTTACTATCGTACTTTTGAAATTGCATTTGAAAAAATACAGCGCGGAACGCCGCAAAATGGTTTTGTGGATTTTTATATGGACGAAGCCTTTAACCCTAATATTTTTCAGTGGGATACAAGCTTTATTATGATGTTTGCTCGTTATGGTAATAAAGAATTGCCGGGCATTGTATCGCTGGAAAATTTTTACCGTTATCAACATGCCGATGGTTGGATTGGTCGCGAGCTGCGGGAAAAAGATGGCTCGTCCTACTGGCCTAAGACAGGAAGTTTGGAGGCGAATTGTTCTATTAATCCGCCATTATTTTCTTGGGCCGAATGGCAAAGTTACGAAGTAAAAGGGGATGCAAGTAGGTTTGCCAAAAAAATAAATGGCAAATCTATTTTTAATATTCTGGTTGATTATTACGATTGGATAAAAGCTAATCGACGCTGGGATAACGGACTGTATTGGGCGACCAGCTATGCCAACGGTATGGATAGAAGCCCGCGCTTAGGTACTAAACATGTGTGCGAACACGCGGATGGAAGTTGGATAGATATAACCGCGCAGCAAGCGTTAAACGCCTACTACCTAGCTAAAATGGCGGAGGTGATTGGAGAGCAAAAAGCGCAGCAGCGTTTTGAGCAAGAGCATGCCGAGCTTGCGCAATTAATTAACGCTATTTTGTGGGATGAGCAAGACGGTATTTATTATGATTTGGATAAAAAAGGTAACTTTTATAAGGTTAAAACGCCAGCTTCCTTTTGGCCGTTTATAGCGCGGGTAACCTCTGATAAACAAGAATTGCGCATGTTAAACGAGCATATTCTTAACCCTCAACGCTTTTGGACCGAGCACCATTTGCCCACCGTTGCTAAAGATGAACAAACCTACATGAAAGATGGCGGTTATTGGGACGGAGCCGTTTGGGCGCCCACAACGTATCAAACCATTAAGGGGTTAGAGGTGAAGGGGTATCGCGAGGCTGCGCGTCGCATTGCGATTAACCATATCGAGCATATTTATTGGGTATATCGCAAAACAAATACTCTGTTTGAAAATTACAGGCCAGAGGAAGTTGCCGAAGGTGTGCACGCACGGGCCGACTTTGTGGGGTGGACTGGTGTTGGCCCAATTGCAGCGCTTATCGAAAACGTTATGGGTATTCAAGTTAACGGTGCCAATGATAGTGTGCATTGGGATTTAGCCTTGGCAGAAAAACACGGCATTAAAAATTTACATTTTGGCGATAATCGCATTGATCTAGAAGTGGATGACCGTCTAACGCCAGATTCGGGCGCACGTGTTCGAGTTAAAACAAATAGCCCGTTTACCTTGTTGGTGAGCATTGCTGGGGTTGAATATACGCAGGCCGTTGCAAAGGGTGAGCATGAATTTACGTTTGCCAATTTTGAGCAGGGCTTGTCGTCGCTAACTTTAATGCACGAAGGGTTATTGGGCGTGGATGTTGCCGGTGGCGATGCCGTGGCGCGATACCAAATGTTTACTGTTCCCCAGTCGCAAGCGCTTGCGGGTGTGGATGTAAAAATACAGCTGCATGGTAATGGCGAGGCTTCTCCTTTGCTTGCTAAGTTGTATCGAGTGGAAAACGGCGTGCCTGTTGGAGAAGCTCTTGCGCAGGCTCTTGTGCCCGCCGAGACCGTCGATAGCTTCTACTCTGTGGTGCACGTTCCTTTGCAGTATGAGCGCTTGAGTGCGCAGCAGCCCTATGCGATTGCGTTGTCGCAACAAGATGATAGCGGCAAGGGGTATTATCAGTGGTTGGCAGGCGGCAATGTTTATGCGGCTTTTGTGTCTGGGCGTAAACAAGCTGGGCAGTGGTTGGTGGATAAAAACGCTAAAAATGCTTGGCTCAAGCTTTATCTTCGTCCCTAG
- the mraZ gene encoding division/cell wall cluster transcriptional repressor MraZ — MFQGSHAITMDAKGRMAIPAKYRDTLADACEGRIVVTAHTQDRCLLVYPETEWAEILPKIEALPSFNKAALRAQRLLIGYATTLELDGNGRVLLPPTLRDYANFDKKLMLVGLGKKFELWSEEAWFASIADVDDGDELPQEMLTLSL; from the coding sequence GTGTTTCAGGGTAGTCACGCTATAACAATGGATGCCAAAGGGCGCATGGCAATTCCGGCTAAATACCGGGATACGCTTGCTGACGCCTGTGAAGGCCGCATTGTAGTGACCGCTCACACACAAGATCGTTGCTTGTTGGTATACCCAGAAACCGAGTGGGCAGAAATATTGCCAAAGATTGAAGCATTGCCTTCGTTTAACAAAGCCGCATTGCGCGCGCAGCGTTTGCTAATTGGTTATGCCACCACCTTAGAGCTGGATGGAAACGGTCGTGTATTGCTTCCTCCTACACTGCGAGATTACGCCAACTTCGACAAAAAGCTAATGCTTGTAGGGTTGGGTAAGAAATTTGAGTTGTGGAGTGAAGAAGCGTGGTTTGCATCGATAGCCGATGTAGATGACGGCGATGAGTTGCCGCAAGAAATGCTGACCCTATCACTATAA
- the rsmH gene encoding 16S rRNA (cytosine(1402)-N(4))-methyltransferase RsmH: MNESPHFSVLLQESVESLVVDPAGTYVDGTFGRGGHSRAILAKLGPEGKLFGIDKDPEAVAVGKALEAEDSRFRIVHGSFADLKHIDLLQADFAAGGLSGVLVDLGVSSPQLDVAERGFSFMNDGPLDMRMNTEAGMTAAEWINTAKQEDIAQVLWEYGEERFSRHMAKAIVERREIKPFTRTHDFAEVVKAANRKWEKGKHPATRAFQAVRIFINRELEDLRQLLDDSVSVLAPGGRFVVISFHSLEDRMVKRFFRDQSMGKQFPKGLPVTEEMKKQNLKIIGKALKAGDTELTQNIRSRSAVMRVGERLG, from the coding sequence ATGAATGAGTCCCCTCACTTTTCGGTTCTGTTACAGGAGTCGGTAGAGTCTTTAGTTGTCGACCCAGCGGGCACCTACGTAGATGGCACGTTTGGTCGCGGAGGTCACAGCCGCGCAATACTGGCCAAGCTTGGCCCAGAAGGTAAGTTGTTCGGTATAGATAAAGACCCAGAAGCGGTCGCTGTGGGTAAGGCGTTAGAGGCGGAAGACTCGCGCTTTCGTATTGTGCATGGTTCGTTTGCCGACTTAAAACACATTGATTTATTGCAGGCTGATTTTGCGGCCGGCGGCTTGAGTGGCGTGTTAGTGGATTTGGGTGTGTCTTCACCCCAGCTAGATGTAGCAGAGCGCGGTTTCAGTTTTATGAATGACGGCCCGCTCGATATGCGTATGAACACCGAAGCTGGTATGACGGCAGCGGAGTGGATTAACACCGCCAAGCAAGAAGATATAGCGCAAGTATTGTGGGAGTACGGGGAAGAGCGTTTTTCGCGACATATGGCAAAAGCCATTGTTGAGCGCAGAGAAATTAAGCCTTTCACGCGTACACACGATTTTGCTGAAGTGGTAAAGGCAGCCAATAGAAAATGGGAAAAGGGAAAGCACCCTGCAACCCGCGCTTTTCAGGCTGTACGAATTTTTATTAATCGCGAGCTAGAGGATTTACGCCAGCTGCTGGATGACAGTGTGAGCGTACTTGCCCCTGGTGGTCGTTTTGTTGTTATTAGTTTTCACTCACTTGAAGATCGCATGGTTAAACGTTTTTTTCGCGATCAATCAATGGGTAAGCAATTTCCAAAAGGGTTGCCCGTTACGGAAGAAATGAAAAAGCAAAATTTAAAAATAATAGGTAAGGCGTTAAAAGCAGGTGATACGGAATTAACACAGAATATTCGATCGCGTAGCGCTGTAATGCGTGTAGGCGAAAGATTGGGTTGA
- the ftsL gene encoding cell division protein FtsL, with product MAKLAKQNQADVQSIKWIKPLSFVALWMFTLVTAIGVVFSSFQSRIATDELESLRREASSLEVTSGQYLLEKSSWAAYSRVEKMAHTTLKMNVPSPDKTVLVYRQ from the coding sequence TTGGCTAAATTAGCTAAGCAAAACCAAGCAGACGTACAAAGCATAAAGTGGATCAAGCCATTGAGCTTTGTCGCCCTGTGGATGTTTACCTTAGTGACTGCCATCGGTGTTGTATTTAGTAGCTTTCAGTCGCGTATAGCTACTGATGAGTTGGAGTCTCTGCGTCGTGAGGCGAGCAGCTTGGAGGTTACCTCTGGGCAATATTTATTGGAAAAAAGTTCGTGGGCGGCCTATTCCCGGGTGGAAAAAATGGCCCACACAACATTAAAAATGAACGTACCTTCACCGGATAAAACCGTATTGGTTTATAGGCAATGA
- a CDS encoding peptidoglycan D,D-transpeptidase FtsI family protein, which yields MKQTKQIAKWRMMLMGGALCALPISLIWHLANLQLIPGDDKDFRFLQSAGDARTLRSQVIPAYRGVITDRNGELLAVSTPLTSIYVNPQQLNSEQGPALAKAMGISHSELKKRLKNYENKQFMYLERHLPPHKAEPILAHKFKGVYSEQEYRRYYPAGEVTAHIIGFTDIEDQGQEGVELAYNQWLAGVPGEKRLVKDLKGNVVKEVGMVRAPATGKPLQLSIDLRLQYLAYRELKAAVAEQKARAGSLVMLDVETGEILAMVNQPSYNPNDRTKLVPAQLRNRALTDVFEPGSTMKPLTMMAALETGRYPFNHTINTSPGYIQVGSKTLLDPRDYGVMDLTKIITKSSQVGITKLALEMDAETIRNMFARAGLGQSTGLGFPGESVGVLPSRTKWRPIEHANLSFGYGLNLNAVQLAQAYNMIAAGGEFKPVSLVMQSEAPYSQRVVSERVTSQITTMLKTVTQQGGTATRAQIPAFPVAGKSGTAHKTENGGYADDRYRGFFAGFAPADNPKIVAVVVIDEPSNGKYYGGESAAPVFAKAVGGALQVLRVPPVNREEYLAAVELQP from the coding sequence ATGAAGCAAACAAAGCAAATAGCTAAATGGCGAATGATGTTAATGGGTGGGGCGCTTTGCGCTCTGCCCATTTCGCTTATTTGGCACTTGGCAAATTTGCAGCTTATTCCCGGTGACGATAAGGATTTTCGCTTTTTGCAAAGCGCGGGTGATGCGCGCACTTTGCGCAGTCAGGTAATACCTGCGTACCGCGGTGTCATTACCGATCGCAATGGTGAATTGCTTGCGGTGAGCACGCCGTTAACGTCCATTTACGTTAACCCACAGCAGCTAAATAGCGAGCAGGGCCCTGCGTTGGCTAAAGCAATGGGTATTAGCCATAGCGAACTGAAAAAGCGTTTAAAAAATTACGAAAACAAACAATTTATGTATTTGGAGCGGCATCTGCCACCGCATAAAGCAGAGCCAATTCTTGCGCACAAATTTAAAGGGGTTTACTCCGAGCAGGAGTACCGTCGTTATTACCCCGCCGGTGAGGTAACTGCTCACATCATTGGCTTTACTGATATTGAAGATCAGGGCCAAGAGGGCGTAGAGCTAGCCTATAACCAATGGCTTGCTGGTGTGCCGGGTGAAAAGCGCCTAGTAAAAGATTTGAAAGGCAATGTAGTAAAAGAAGTGGGAATGGTGCGCGCGCCAGCCACGGGTAAACCATTGCAATTAAGTATCGATCTGCGTTTGCAATATCTGGCCTATCGCGAGCTTAAAGCTGCGGTAGCAGAGCAAAAAGCGCGTGCGGGTTCATTGGTAATGTTGGATGTGGAAACCGGCGAAATATTGGCCATGGTTAATCAGCCATCGTACAACCCAAACGATCGAACCAAATTAGTACCAGCGCAATTGCGTAATCGCGCTTTAACGGATGTGTTTGAGCCGGGCTCTACCATGAAGCCACTTACCATGATGGCGGCATTGGAAACGGGGCGCTACCCGTTTAATCACACAATCAATACCAGCCCTGGGTATATCCAAGTGGGCAGTAAAACATTGTTAGACCCGCGCGATTACGGCGTTATGGATCTAACCAAAATTATTACTAAATCCAGTCAAGTAGGTATAACCAAGCTGGCGTTAGAAATGGATGCAGAAACCATTCGCAATATGTTTGCGCGAGCAGGGCTTGGGCAAAGCACTGGGTTGGGGTTCCCCGGTGAAAGCGTGGGTGTTTTGCCGTCGCGCACAAAGTGGCGACCAATTGAGCACGCGAACTTATCGTTTGGCTACGGGTTAAATTTAAATGCGGTGCAACTAGCACAGGCTTACAACATGATTGCAGCAGGCGGGGAGTTCAAGCCTGTTAGTTTGGTTATGCAAAGCGAAGCTCCGTATTCGCAGCGAGTGGTGTCTGAGCGGGTAACGTCTCAAATAACCACAATGCTAAAAACGGTAACGCAGCAGGGTGGCACCGCAACGCGTGCGCAAATTCCAGCGTTCCCTGTTGCAGGCAAATCGGGTACCGCGCATAAAACTGAAAATGGCGGTTATGCGGATGATCGTTACCGAGGTTTTTTTGCTGGGTTCGCACCGGCAGATAACCCAAAAATTGTTGCGGTAGTGGTTATTGATGAGCCGTCCAACGGTAAATATTACGGTGGTGAATCTGCTGCGCCGGTATTTGCAAAGGCGGTTGGTGGTGCATTACAAGTTTTGCGCGTACCGCCGGTTAATCGCGAAGAATATTTAGCCGCTGTGGAGTTGCAGCCATGA